The genomic window ATGGTGGAAGTCATGCTTGCGGCCCAGCCAAGCGCGGGTTGCAGGCGCTTAACGAGGTCGGGATTGGTCACCACAAGCTGGGCACACTTCAGGCCGGGAATATTCCACCCCTTAGAGGCAGCTAGCGCCATGACCGTGTGGGAACCGGCAATCGAGCTCACCGACGCATACGGGACATACTCGCCGTCGAGGATGAAAGGTGCGTGAATGTCGTCGGCGAAGACGAAGGCGCTCGGGTAGTCGGCTACGACGTCGGCAAGCGCCAAGAGCTCAGGTCGGGTAAAGACACGACCAGTAGGGTTGGCCGGATTCACTAAGATGAGGGCCTCGGCTCCGGCCTCGAATCCTGCCCGGATGCCCGTAAGATCCAGCTCGAGACGGCCATGACGCCGCACGGACGGCACCTCAATCATGTCCCTGCCCATTGCGGGGATCAGCTGAGTGAACCCCATGTAAGCGGGCGTTGGCACGATCACGGGAGAGGCCGGCGTCGTGAGGGAATCGATGGCCAAGCGCGCCGAGGAGACGACGTCGGGCACAGCAAAGATGCTTTCAGAGGTGGGGGAGAAGTCTGAGACGGCGCCGAGCCAGGCGGCGGTGGCTGCCGCGAGAGCCTGTGCATTGGCCGTGGAGCGGTAGCCGATACCGGGTAAATTTGCCGCGCCGGTGAGCACGTCGCGGACGGCGGGCGCGAGGCCTAGATCCATTTCCGCGACGAACATTCCGATCTGATCCGGAAACGTCGTCCATTTTAACGAGCCCGCAGCGCGAAGTCGGTCAATGGTGATGCTGTCAAAGTTCATGTTTCCAATCTAACCGGAGTAACCTAGAGACACTATGACCACTACACCATCTGTTCGCGTACGTTTTTGTCCCTCACCCACTGGCCTTCCCCACGTCGGGATGGTGCGCACCTGCCTTTTCAATTGGGCATATGCGCGCCACACCGGAGGCACCTTCGTTTTCCGCATTGAAGATACGGATGCGCAGCGTGACTCGCAGGAGTCGTTTGAGCAGATCATTGACTCTTTGACCTGGCTTGGCCTGGATTGGGACGAGGGGGTCGGCATCGGCGGTCCACATGCGCCCTACCGCCAGAGCGAGCGCATGGACATTTACAAAGATGTAGCAGCCAAGTTGCTCGAGGCGGGCTTTGCATACGAATCTTTCTCCACGCCGGAAGAGATCGAGGCACGCCATAAGGCAGCGGGTCGAGATCCCAAACTCGGATACGACGGCTTCGATCGCGACCTGACCGAAGCACAAAAAGCGGCCTACCGTGCCGAGGGTCGCTCGCCCGTACTCCGCATCCGCATGCCCGATACGGATGTTACCTTCACGGATCTCGTACGCGGCGACATCACCTTCAAGGCCGGATCGGTGCCGGACTATGTCATCATGCGCGGCAACGGCCAACCGCTGTATACGCTGACCAATCCTGTGGACGACGCGCTCATGGAGATCACCCACGTCCTGCGTGGTGAGGACCTGCTGTCCTCCACCCCACGCCAGATTGTGCTTTACGAAGCGCTCAAGGCGATCGGCGTGGCCAAGGAGACCCCACTTTTCGGACACCTTCCCTACGTTATGGGTGAGGGAAACAAGAAGCTCTCCAAACGCGATCCTGAGGCGAACCTCTTGCTTCACCGGGATCGCGGCATGCTTCCCGAGGGTCTGCTCAATTACCTGGGTCTGTTGGGCTGGTCGATCGCGCCGGATCGAGACATCTTCAGTCGCGAAGAGATGGCCGCAGCTTTCGACGTCGCACACGTCAACCCCAACCCGGCTCGTTTTGACGACAAGAAGTGCGTGGCCATCAACGCCGAGCACATCCGCAGGCTTGAAGTCAACGACTTGCGCGATCGTCTGGTGCCGTTCCTGTGCCGCGAGGGCTTGCTCGAGTCGGATTCCTACGAGGGGGTTGACGAGGAGGCACGCCGTCGTCTCGATGCGGCCACCGCATTGGTCCAGACCCGCATTCAGCTCCTCGGCGAGGCTCCGGCGCTCATGGGCTTCCTCTTTATCGACGACGACGAGATCGAATACAACGACAAGGCAGTGGCCAAGCTACGCGAATCGGCGCCCAGCGCCCTCGATGCCGCCATCGCGGCTTTTGAGGATATCGCGGAAGAAACATGGGGAATAGAGACCATCAAGGCTGCCGTGGACGAGCAGGTTGTGGCCGGTCTTGAGCTCAAGCCACGCCTCGCTTTCCAGCCGTTGTTTGTGGCGATAACGGGCACGAACGTCTCCCTGCCGGTCGTTGATTCGATGGCGATTTTAGGCAAGAGCCAGACGCTGACGCGTTTGCGCCGTTTCCGCGCCACCTTCTAACGCTCCGCGCGTCCCTAACCCCTGCGAATGCCGATTCTGGTGAGGTTCGACCTCATATAGGAAGAATTTCGCAGGGGTTAGGGGCGCTGTTGGAGTCAAAACGCCCGCAACGGCATACACGGGAGCGGGTAGCTGGGGTGCAATCCACCAGCCGTGGATAGAGGCGGTGACCTCGCTCATCGTAGAGGACGGCGTGGGCACATCGTTGACGTGTGGCACGTCTTAAGCGCCAGAGAACCTGAGCTGTGCAGCTCGGATGTAGCTGTAACGAGGAGGATGACAGGCGGGAGATCAGGTCACGCGCTCAGTACCCCGCGCACGAGGAGCTGGAAAAGATACAGGGTGAGGGCAAAGCCGATGATGAGATAGAAAGACAAGAGAGCACCCCAACGTTCAGGTGCGAGGATGAAGAAAATCATCGGCAGAGCGAGCATCGCCAGGCCTAGGAATGTGCGCGGCAGGTGGCGCAGCGAGAGCGTGGCTGCCTCGACGAAGGCTGTGCTGAAAGAGCGCGCACGCAATGCCTCTTCGTAAAACAACCACAGACTGATACCGGCGACGATCAAGACGCCGGAGAGGAGGCCTGTACGGAAGGCGAAGTCGGTGTTCGGGGCGATGTCCATGTTGTCAAGAACAAGCCACTCGACGGTGAAAAGGCTGATGACCAGTAAGACGACAAGCCACCAGGCGGTGACAACCTTGATCTGGCTCGCGAATGCCCGGAAATAGGTACGCGCTGGGTGCGATCCAGACTCGGCCACCATCTGTGCGATGACGTAGTTGCCCGCGCGCAATGAAGCACCGATTGTCACAATCGGAATGGAGGTCAACACCATGAGGACATTGACGATAACGAGGTCTGCCGCCAAAGACAATGCTTGAAAAATACCCGATTCGGGATTCATTGCGGCCTCCCCACAGTTGACTCCGCCTCTACCAGCGTAGCCGGGATCAGGAGGTGATGGGCAACGGGAGTGCGCATGCGCGCGAAGAGCACCTCGCAAGTTCGCTCTGCGATTTCCCGGATTGGCTGGCGAACCGTGGTGAGACGGGGGCTCGTATACGAGGCCAGCGTGATGCCGTCAAAGCCGGTCACGGCCATCTCCTCAGGCATCCGCACGCCCGCGTCCGCTAGCGCACGCAGTGCGCCGATAGCGATGACGTCCGACATGCACACCAGCGCTGTCGCGTCTCCACCGTCTGCAAGGAATTGCCTAGTCACTCGCTCGCCGTAGGCATAGGAATACGACGACGTACTCTCGCCGTGGAGCAAAAGACGGCGATCTTGTTCATATCCGTGGCGATGTAAAGACTCAACAAAATGAGCCATGCGGCTTGCCCCGATCGAATTGTCGCCTTTAGCTGGGCCGATAAAAGCGATGCGCTGATGACCACAACCTAGAAGATGCGCGACGATCAATTCCATAGCTTGGGCATCATCCACAGCCACGCTGGAATACGTCTCCCGGTCGGCGCCGATAATCTCCGGCACCGTACATAACACAGCGGGTACGGGGATTTTCATCCAATTGTCTTGGCCGACGGATCGCCAACCGCCGAGCATGATCATGCCCGAGACGCGGTAGGAAGTTGCGAACTCGACGGCGGCCGCCAGCTCGTCGTCGTCGTGAAGAACGCGCAAGATCGACACAACGTAACCGCGGCACCGCAGATACCGCTCAATCGGCTCCATGAGTTCAGTGAAGAAAGGATTAGCCGGACCCTTGATGACAAGACCAACAACATTCGTTGCGGCGCGGCGCAAAGACTGAGCTGAACGGTTGGGGCTGTACCCGAGCGCGTGAGCATGCTCGAGGATGCGCTCTTGGGTTACGGGGGAGACGCCGGCCTCGGCGTTGAGTGCGCGCGAGACAGTGGTGATAGAGACGCCCGCTGCCTCAGCGACATCGCGTATGGTGACACTCATAATAGCTTTCCAGGTAAAGCGTGGGCGGATCCAGGCGATCCGCCCACGCTGGGAAGGCACTAGCCCTTGACCGCGCCTGCGGCCACGCCTTCAATGATGTACTTCTGTGCAAACAAGTAGAACACCACGATCGGGACGATTGCAAGGACGAGCATGGCCATCAGTGCTCCCATGTCGCGGTTACCGTTTGAACCGACGAGGAACTGAACCACGATCGGAATCGTTCGGTATTGCGAGCTAGGTCCGAGAACGAGGTTGGGCAGCAGGAAGTCATTCCAGATCCACATCGCGTTCAGGATCGACACCGTAATTGCAGTTGGTTTGAGCATCGGAAGCACGATGCGGAAGTAATTTTGCAACGGACTGCAACCATCGATCATGGCTGCTTCCTCAATCTCCAACGGAATTGACTTCACAAAACCGGCAAACATGAAAGTAGATAGACCTGCGCCGAAGCCCAGATAGAGCACGACCATACCCGCCGGATTATTGAGACTGAGCAAGTCAGCGATTTTTACGGTGGAGAACATGACCATCTGGAAAGGAATCACCATCGAAAATACGAGGATGAAGTAGATGAGATTCGTCCACCATGCCTTTATTCGGGTGATGTAGTACGCCGTCATCGAGGAGAAGAACACGATAACAGCCACTGAGGTCACTGTGATGACGAACGACCACAAGATCGCCCACTGCGTGCCCGAGAGGGCTAGACCGGTCTGATAGTTCTCCCATCCGACGAACGCGTCGCCCAACGGGATTGAGAACGGATCCGATGAAATGGAGAACTTCGTCTTCACCGAGTTGTTAAGGATGAATAGGATCGGTCCGAGGAATACCAACGTCAAGAAGATGAGCAATACGTAGATGAGGACCTTACCTGGCGTCATGCGGCTGTAACGAGTAGAGCCTCGAACCCGCTTTTTGGCCAGATTTGGGGTATCTTCAGGGCTTGTCCGTGGGACGACTGAAACGCTCATGCTTCGACCTCCCTCGAACGCGTCGCTTTGAGCTGGAACATGGCAATGACAACGACGACGACCACGAAGATCACAGCCTTAGCCTGAGCGACCCCCTCTTGGCCCACCTCGAAGAACATCGATTTGACGATAT from Trueperella pyogenes includes these protein-coding regions:
- a CDS encoding MalY/PatB family protein, producing MNFDSITIDRLRAAGSLKWTTFPDQIGMFVAEMDLGLAPAVRDVLTGAANLPGIGYRSTANAQALAAATAAWLGAVSDFSPTSESIFAVPDVVSSARLAIDSLTTPASPVIVPTPAYMGFTQLIPAMGRDMIEVPSVRRHGRLELDLTGIRAGFEAGAEALILVNPANPTGRVFTRPELLALADVVADYPSAFVFADDIHAPFILDGEYVPYASVSSIAGSHTVMALAASKGWNIPGLKCAQLVVTNPDLVKRLQPALGWAASMTSTIGSAAAVAAYTDGRKWQAAVVDYIRDNRDLMMNAVERWPGVTMEYMEGTYIAWLDFSQAIDSGLVSQPVAKWLGKHAGVAMTPGALCGRGYENFVRAILATPRPILRQAIAQIEQALGG
- the gltX gene encoding glutamate--tRNA ligase, yielding MTTTPSVRVRFCPSPTGLPHVGMVRTCLFNWAYARHTGGTFVFRIEDTDAQRDSQESFEQIIDSLTWLGLDWDEGVGIGGPHAPYRQSERMDIYKDVAAKLLEAGFAYESFSTPEEIEARHKAAGRDPKLGYDGFDRDLTEAQKAAYRAEGRSPVLRIRMPDTDVTFTDLVRGDITFKAGSVPDYVIMRGNGQPLYTLTNPVDDALMEITHVLRGEDLLSSTPRQIVLYEALKAIGVAKETPLFGHLPYVMGEGNKKLSKRDPEANLLLHRDRGMLPEGLLNYLGLLGWSIAPDRDIFSREEMAAAFDVAHVNPNPARFDDKKCVAINAEHIRRLEVNDLRDRLVPFLCREGLLESDSYEGVDEEARRRLDAATALVQTRIQLLGEAPALMGFLFIDDDEIEYNDKAVAKLRESAPSALDAAIAAFEDIAEETWGIETIKAAVDEQVVAGLELKPRLAFQPLFVAITGTNVSLPVVDSMAILGKSQTLTRLRRFRATF
- a CDS encoding DUF624 domain-containing protein → MNPESGIFQALSLAADLVIVNVLMVLTSIPIVTIGASLRAGNYVIAQMVAESGSHPARTYFRAFASQIKVVTAWWLVVLLVISLFTVEWLVLDNMDIAPNTDFAFRTGLLSGVLIVAGISLWLFYEEALRARSFSTAFVEAATLSLRHLPRTFLGLAMLALPMIFFILAPERWGALLSFYLIIGFALTLYLFQLLVRGVLSA
- a CDS encoding LacI family DNA-binding transcriptional regulator translates to MSVTIRDVAEAAGVSITTVSRALNAEAGVSPVTQERILEHAHALGYSPNRSAQSLRRAATNVVGLVIKGPANPFFTELMEPIERYLRCRGYVVSILRVLHDDDELAAAVEFATSYRVSGMIMLGGWRSVGQDNWMKIPVPAVLCTVPEIIGADRETYSSVAVDDAQAMELIVAHLLGCGHQRIAFIGPAKGDNSIGASRMAHFVESLHRHGYEQDRRLLLHGESTSSYSYAYGERVTRQFLADGGDATALVCMSDVIAIGALRALADAGVRMPEEMAVTGFDGITLASYTSPRLTTVRQPIREIAERTCEVLFARMRTPVAHHLLIPATLVEAESTVGRPQ
- a CDS encoding carbohydrate ABC transporter permease — its product is MTPGKVLIYVLLIFLTLVFLGPILFILNNSVKTKFSISSDPFSIPLGDAFVGWENYQTGLALSGTQWAILWSFVITVTSVAVIVFFSSMTAYYITRIKAWWTNLIYFILVFSMVIPFQMVMFSTVKIADLLSLNNPAGMVVLYLGFGAGLSTFMFAGFVKSIPLEIEEAAMIDGCSPLQNYFRIVLPMLKPTAITVSILNAMWIWNDFLLPNLVLGPSSQYRTIPIVVQFLVGSNGNRDMGALMAMLVLAIVPIVVFYLFAQKYIIEGVAAGAVKG